In the genome of Kwoniella shandongensis chromosome 6, complete sequence, one region contains:
- a CDS encoding cytoplasmic tRNA 2-thiolation protein 1, producing the protein MPPTPCSLCHTARALVKRPKTGQQVCKDCFFEVFETEVHNTIVEGEGIFNRGERVAIGASGGKDSTVLAHVLSVLNKRYDYGLDLYLLSIDEGITGYRDDSLETVKQNQVEYGLPLKILSYNELYGWTMDKIVEQVGRRNNCTFCGVFRRQALDRGAAQLGVDHIVTGHNADDIAETVLMNIMRGDIARLGRCTAVTTQSEDTIKRSKPFKYAYEKEIVMYAYFKKLTYFSTECIYSPDAYRGHARVFLKDLEAVRPSAIIDIIHSGESFVLEQSVQKGMKAMQTCLRCGYISSNDLCKACALLEGLEAGLDRGALRQTQDSGIAAPEGHRTIPKYERYGAQTQTQVSSEGIEKAVQAIEIR; encoded by the exons ATGCCTCCTACACCTTGCTCGCTATGCCACACCGCTCGAGCGCTGGTCAAGAGACCCAAGACGGGTCAACAAGTGTGCAAAGATTGTTTCTTCGAGGTGTTCGAGACCGAGGTGCATAACACCATAgtcgagggagaggggatTTTCAATCGAGGAGAAAGGGTAGCTATAGGTGCAAGTGGTGGGAAGG ATTCAACGGTGTTGGCTCATGTGCTTTCGGTGTTGAACAAGCGGTACGACTATGGCTTGGACCTCTACCTGCTATCGATAGACGAAGGAATTACAGGATACAGAGACGATTcgctcgag ACTGTCAAGCAAAACCAAGTGGAGTATGGACTCCCGCTCAAGATCCTTTCCTATAACGAGCTATACGGATGGACAATGGACAAGATTGTCGAACAAGTTGGAAGACGTAATAATT GTACTTTCTGCGGTGTTTTCAGAAGACAGGCTTTGGATCGAGGTGCCGCTCAACTCGGAGTGGACCATATCGTCACGGGACACAACGCCGACGATATCGCAGAGACAGTGCTTATGAACA TCATGCGAGGCGATATCGCTCGTTTGGGACGATGTACGGCTGTCACTACGCAGTCGGAGGACACGATCAAGCGAAGCAAGCCCTTCAAATACGCttacgagaaggagattgtcaT GTACGCGTACTTCAAGAAGCTCACATACTTCTCCACCGAGTGCATCTATTCCCCAGACG CGTATCGAGGCCACGCACGAGTATTCCTCAAGGATCTCGAGGCAGTTCGACCGAGCGCGATCATCGATATCATCCATTCTGGCGAGTCATTCGTACTTGAGCAGAGTGTTCAGAAGGGAATGAAGGCAATGC AAACATGCTTGCGTTGTGGCTATATCTCCTCCAACGATCTTTGC AAAGCATGTGCCCTTCTCGAAGGTCTTGAGGCAGGTCTCGATAGAGGAGCGTTG CGTCAAACTCAAGATAGCGGTATCGCTGCGCCAGAAGGTCATAGAACTATCCCGAAGTACGAGCGATATGGTGCGCAAACACAGACTCAGGTATCATCTGAAGGGATTGAGAAAGCCGTTCAGGCTATCGAGATTAGATGA